actttggtggtggcgttggACAAACAGGGAAAGGCGCAAGGGTCGTTATATGTCGACGACGGCGAAACCATTGGTGGCGAGTTTACATACATTAGGTACAAAGTTGACGAAAGGAAAGGCATTCTGGTGGAAAAGGAGGGAAATTACACACTTGCAGTCAACGTTGAAAGAATTGTCATTGTGGGAATCAAGAACAAAGTGGGTTCGGTGAGTACAGGCAAGCTTGTCGACGAGGGCAGGGGCAGAATCACAATAGTCAAACCTCATGAGTTTCCAATtgtgttcaacaacaatgccCGAGCCGGACACGACGAATTGTGATTATGTGTGGTATGTAGTGAACACGTTTGTGGCTGCAAAGAGACTaacttctttcttcaactctaCTTAACGGCGGTGCCATGTCTTCACATGTAGCCCCAACCCCTATATCTGACAtgccttgtttttggcaTCCAATCCCTCCTACGTTTTGTTTAGAGTAATTAGTCCATGCTATACAGTGCGGAAGTATATGTATCGTGTATTAAAGGAGACTACTATTATTAGTAAAAGGGAGACAGTGACTGAGGGAGAGCgaaaaaagatcaacactttttggAACTTACCACCAGAGCACAAGTATAGGGAACTGCCACTACTAGACTCTATAAGGTGATTTGTAGCTGCAGAACTCTCAAACTACACTGGTAGCTCACACATTATACATTCTGGTCCCAAGTTATTTATCAACCTCCTTCCACCCGTTTACCCCGATTCAGAGGCCTGCTTTTTGCTCCTTCCGCCGACTCATGATTACATCCACAACATCACCTAGCCAGCGAAGCCAATAATTTTAGAATACAAGCCCGTCCCATTTCTATCATGTCGGTTCCTCCTTCTACAACCACATCGTTGAAGCACACCATTGCTCCCAACTCCACGCTTGCTACAACGTCAAGCTCCAACCAGAGCGGGTCcaacgactttgtcaaAAAGCTATTTCTCATGCTTCAAGAAGATAGTTATAAgaacattgtcaaatggACCCAAAACGGGGACAGCTTTGTGGTGATCAACACAAACAACTTTACAAAGGACATTTTGCCACGCCACTTCAAACATTccaattttgcaagttttgttagacaattgaacaagtacGACTTTCATAAAGTCAAGATTCCAAACGAGGCCAAACTGAGCTACCCTTATGGCGAAGACGCTTGGGAGTTTAAACATCCCGACTTTAGAATCAACGACCGAGAATCGTTGGACAATATCAAGAGGAAAGGCCCCACTACAAAGAAAACCGGCGGAGCGTCTCCATCGTCTTCCAACAACGGATCAAAGCCTACAAGTGCAGCTATCAAGAAGAACCCCAGCCTATCAGAAGTGAATGTGGAGACAGCAGCAAACGATTCCACCAGGGTCCCCCTTCCACAGAGCTCACACCCAGCTAGCAATCACAACTACATCCAGCTAAGTCAGTCGCAGAACCATTTGAGAGAGCAAGTTGACGCTCTCAAAGAGAGCAACCAGGTGCTAAGCCAGGAAAATGCAGTGCTACAAAAGAAATACAAGACGTTGGTGGACCACATTGTCTCCATAAATTCCTTCAACGAGCGGTACTACCGCTCCATGAGCCTCTTGATCAATGTCTTGTTGCAGTCTGGGATCAAAATTCCGCCGTTGGactttccaccaccaaatgcCCTTGGCCCCGGCCCTTTTACTCACCCGGACCCAAACGCCAGCATGTCCACGGCCAACCACTTGGGCTCGCTCTCGGCAACGTCGCTTCCCAGTATATCGCAGcatttgcagctgcagtCGCCGCGAATCCCACCGCACCTCCAATCGCCCGTGGTTTCAACGCAATCGATGCAGCCGTCTGGCGGCGCCTCCACAATGGGAATGACTCAGCCAATACCTTCCCACCTAGTTGGAGCCCTGCAACAGCCACTGCAACCAGCggttctcaacaacaaccgctCCCTTTCCATCCCGAGTGGCCGTCCGCCGCAAACAGCATACTCCGCCACCAGTCCCATTAGCGGTCTTGCCACGCTCTCGCGCCTGCTGTCGGTGACACAAGCGAACCAAGCATTTCTTCCAACCAAGTCTGCCAACCAGACACTAGACCGAACTCAGTCCATGGATGATGTCCACCAGgggccaccaccacgaggTTCAAACAGCGGCCAAACGCTTGACCAGCAGCCGCCTCACTTACAccggcaccagcagcaccagcaccagcaccaacaccagcagcaccagcaccagcaccaacaccagcagcaccatgagaaccaccagcaaagCTTGTCCTCCTCATCGCAGACCAACCCCGGAACTGCTCCTGAAGACTATGTGCATGCGTCGCCAGCGAACAACAAACCCCTCTCTCCCTTGACCAGTTCATCGGCGTCACCAAAAACCAATGTGCTACCACAGACCAGCACCACTTCCATTGCCAACCCAAAGTTCCATGTTCTCTTGGTTGAGGACGACAATGTGTGCATTCAGTTGTGTCGCAAGTTTTTGGTAAAGTACGGGTGTCAAGTCACCGTTGTCACCGACGGCCTCAATGCCATCTCCACGgtggaaaacaccaagtACGATCTCGTGTTGATGGACATAGTCATGCCCAATTTGGACGGAGCCACAGCGACGAGCGTGATTCGCTCGTTTGATACCAAGACGCCGATTATTGCCATGACGGGCAACATCGAGGATAACGACCTTGTGACGTATTTGCAAAACGGGATGAGCGATatcttggccaagccgTTTACAAAGGACGACTTGTACTCGATTTTGGCTAAacatttgttgaaagatggagatgagaGTGAAGAGCCAATGAACAAGAAACTGAGATTAGAATAGTTTTTTAGTCTATTAGTCTATGGAATGCAATGTCAGAAAACGCGTTGCCCCAGGgtgttttcttgttgaagctgtttTTGTATCGTGTGATCTCTACTCCGTGGAAGTGCACAGCATTGAAATTGTAAACTATTTCTGGCTCTTTGAATTTGCGGctatttctctttttgtttgtgaCAGGGGTAAACCCGTCGTTACAGGAGCCGTCATCTGAGTAATGCACAAGAACAGCCATGGTCGGATAGAGGGAAGCTAGCTTGCGCTTTGTTAGTCGGTCCGTGTGAGCAATGATGTCGTTGCCTAGAAACACCATTGGCTTGTCGGTGACTAGTATTTGCTCCATCACCTCGAGTGGAGCATGGGGGATATAGTATAGGGTTTCAGGGCCCGCCCCACCGCGATAGTGCTCCTCCACTGTGAACGGcttgaacaactccatATCCAAATCGGTAAACACAGGGTCATAAAGAGACACCTCAGCGATGTTCTTggtctccaccaactccaaaagcaaagcgTACTGGTACCGAGCATTTGAGCTCTCGCTGGGTGAACCTAAGGCCAAGCACCGGATGTTGGTAAAGTCCCCGCTCAATGACTCTTGAATTTCATGGAAAAAGCTCGAGTTTCGAATTGTCTCCCTGTGTGAAGCTATGCTCAACTGTAGCTGCTCCATTATGCTCTAGTCTGGATGCATTGCCATCTCCTGACTCCGCGGGAACAgagaaaccaaagaaaaaaaaaaaaaaggcgagAATCCAGTTGCCTTACACGATTGTCACTCTCACTTTTCATCCCTTGAGAAGAGTTCATCCTTGAACCAACTTCACTCAACGCAAGCACCCCCGGCTTTTTCCACATTGTCACCGTCGTTGGATATGCGCAAGTGCAAAATCTTTGTAGGATCGTCGCATCCTGAGTTGGGCCAGTTGGTTTGCGACCGGTTGGGCGTCGAGCCGGCCCCGTGcaccttgaaaaagtttagCAACGGCGAGACATCGGTCCAGATTGGCGTGAGTGTAAGAGACGAGGACGTTTACGTCATTCAAAGCGGCTCGCCGCACATCAACGACCACAtcatggagttgttgatattgatCAGCGCATGCCGCGGCGGAAGTGCAAACAAGATTACCGCGGTCATCCCGCAGTTTCCCTACAGCAAGCagagcaagatgaagaagcacCGTGGTGCCATTACTGCCAGGatgttggccaacttgttggtgatggctgGCGCAGACCATGTTGTCAGCATGGACTTGCATGCAAGCCAGATGCAGGGgtttttcaccaaaccGGTGGACAATTTGTTGGGGGCGCCCACGTTGGCCAGGTGGATCCGCCACAACATCCCCGACTGGGAAAActcggttgttgtttccaaGAACCCCGGTGGCACCAAAAGAGTCACGGCGTTGGCCGACTCGTTGaagatcaactttgccatGATCCACACCGACAGAAGGAGAACCCAGGACGAGTACGCACGCAAGAAGGCGTTGAAGAAGGCCAAGATTATTGCTGAAGACGGTGGGGACGCTACGGAGCAGgacaacattgtcaacGAGCTTCAGACGGCTCGGATTGTCCAGGGCCACGTGGTGGATGATGACTACCAATTCAAGAGCGAGCGTGCTCATCGGGAgggtgttttggaaaacagtGTTCTCTGCGACTCCAACGGCTCGCACTTGACCAAGCCCAATATGTTGGACAGCGATGTGCTTGGTGGGTCGTATAACGCCGCGCAGAACTcggacgacgaagatggGCCCTTGGTTGAGGAAAAGTTGATTACTCTCGTTGGCGacgtcaagggcaaagtCGCCATTATCTTGGACGACATGATTGACAAGCCCAACTCGTTCATTGCCGCGGCGGAGCACTTGAGATTGAACTGTGGCGCCAAAGCCGTTTACGTGGTTGGCACCCACGGGGTGTTTAACGACAGCTGCTTGAGCGCTTTGACCGACTCCAAATGCATCGACAAGATTGTAGTTACCAATACGTATCCGATCCCgaaagaggaaatcgaGGCGCACAAGGACAAGCTAGTGGTGATTGACGTTTCGCCAATCTTTGCCGAATGTATCAGAAGAGACCATTTCGGGGAGTCCATATCggttttgtttgactcGCTTACAGCCGTGGGGTAGGCTTTGTATGAGTGTGTAGCGGTGAATTTGTTAATGTAAGGATCAAAGTGTAGGTATTATCATGAACCGCGCTTgcgaggggggggggggtttttttttcgcggGGGACGGTGGGAGACGGAGTGCCAGCATAAACACATCTGGATGCTAAAACCGACCCTGGTTTAGGACACAAGAGCAATAGATAGCGCAATGGAGCGGTCGATAGTGGCCACTGAGTGGTCCATCGTGGCAGACGATAGTGACTCGTCAGTGGAAGACAGTGGAGTGTCAACTGCAGACTCAATTGAAGCGGAAGAGGAGAACGGGGATAATGACACCAcggcagcaccagcacctgATGACCCACTTGCCAGTTACTACGAGGCCTATGCTGAtcagtttcttgatttcataAACACAAACCCCACCACCTACCACGTTGTTTCGCACTTTAAATCCCTCTTGGAGAATAACGggttcaagtccatcaGCCAGAACAAGGCCATTGCAGAGCTCGATGCTGGGTTCTACTACACTTGCAACGGTGACCAGTCGTTGGTTGCATTTGTCATTGGCGGGAAATGGTCACCTGGCAAGGGATCTTGCTTTGTTGCAAGCCATTGCGACGCATTGAGTGTCAAGGTCAATCCCCGTGGTCTGTTGAAGCTGCGGGTGGACGGGTACGATCTTATAGGAGTGGCACCTTACTCTGGCAGCTTGAACAGCAACTGGCTCAACCGGGACCTTGGGCTTGCAGGGAGTGTGCTCGTGCAGACACCGCAAGGTGTGCAGCGCACGTTGATAAACTCGGCACCGCTCCCAATCGCGGTGATTCCGTCGCTAGCACCGCATTTTGGCGTGGATACGGCTGTTTACAACAAGCAAACCCAAGCCGTTCCAGTTTTTGCTCATCGTTCGGACGACGAGCTAGTACCTACGGAGGAAGAGCTAGGTAGCaagttttttgcaagacaTTCATTGCGATTGCTAAGGTACATTTGCGCCCTAGCTGGGGTTTCTTTGAGCTCGAtagttgactttgacttggatCTAGTCGATGTGCAGCCCAGCTGTCGCGGAGGAGTAAATCGCGAGTTTATATTTCTGGGCTGTTTGGACGACAGGCTCTGTGCTTTCGATTCCATCTACGGTCTCATTGAATATAGTCAGCAATTTCTCCTAGACAAGGACATCTCCACCTCGGAAGCACTCAACGGGGTATACTTGGCAAACAACGAGGAGGTTGGCAGTTTGACCTCGACTGGGGCTTGTGGAGGATTCTTGATTGACACTTTAAGATCAGTAGTGGCTGCCAGGTGCAGAGAGCTCCCCGTATCGGAGGCCGTTGCGCAGTTGACTACAAACACCGTCTTGTTATCAAGCGATGTCACGCATGCATTAAATCCAAACTTCAAGGAGGCCTACTTGGAGAACAACTTCCCGCTACCAAACACGGGGCCGTCgatcaagtttgactcgAATGCACACGTATTGAGCGACTCTTTGGGCAAAGAGTTTCTCACCAGAATAGTGGCTGACTTGGACGGAGtaaagttgcagcagtttcaCATACGAAACGACTCGCGGTCCGGAGGCACCATCGGGCCGATCATGTCGAGCAGCCAGAGAGGTGTCAACGGGGCACGAATGATCATCGACGTGGGTCTCCCCATTCTCAGCATGCATTCCATACGGAGCATCGCCGGGTACAAAGACGTCGGTATGGGAGTGCGCTTCTTTAAACAGGTGTTTTGTAAGTGGCGTACCGTAGCTCGAGAAATGGATGGCAAGCGGGTGTAAAATACAGaagcgcgtcacgtgacctcTCTTCCATGGAATTTTGTGGAAAATTCCCATCTTCTCTCTACGATACTGTCTAACCTAGATTTAATACCTTCGCATCGGCCAGTTTTAAACGCGGTCTACTTTGACAGGGCAAAAAGCCAAGTCGACCATGAGAATACCAAAGACTGTCTTGAACCTTCATCCCCCATGCTCTAGACCGCGGTTGTTAAAGGCACGCCCTGTGTCGTGCTCGTTTCGAAGGGCGTTCCATGCATCGACAGGCAGACTATTGATTGATTACGACCCCTACCTGACTCTAGGCGTGGACAAGTCGGCCGATCCCAAGCAGATCAAAAAGGCCTATTACGACCTCGTCAAGAAGTACCACCCGGAtgtcaacaaggagaaggacGCGGAAAGGAGATTCCACAAGATTCAGCAGAGTTACGAGATCTTGCGAGataaggaaaagaaagcgCAGTATGACCAGTTTGGGAAAAGTGCATTTGATGAGAATGGCAATCCAAGTCCctttggtgctggtggtggtgcacAGGGACAGAATCCGTTCGCAGGAGGAGGCAATCCGTTTGCAGGGTTTGGCGGTGCAAGCTCAGGGGGAAGACCCTTTGGCAATATGgggtttgattttgaagactTGTTTCGGGAAGCATTTGCTGGTGGGAGGGGGGCTTCGGGGAGAGGCGGAGGCCAAGGAGGTGCGCGCTTTGTTACGGAGCATGTTGGGGACAATGTCGAGGTTATGAAGTCTATACCGTTCAAGGAGAGTATATTTGGCGGATCGGTGACTATCAACTACAAGGTTCTCGACTCGTGCACCACCTGCCACGGAAGCGGCTTGAAAGAAGGAGCCAAGAAGCAAACTTGTCCCACCTGCCACGGAACCGGACAGACGGCACACGTCATGGGTGGGTTCCACATGGCGTCCACTTGCCCCACGTGTCACGGCTCTGGCGTGACTATACCCAGATCCGACGAGTGCGGTACCTGTCATGGCAATGGCGTGCAGGAGATCCCCAAGTCAACGACTGTCAAGATACCTCCAGGGATCAGCAACGGCGCCCGGATTCGGATCCCCGGTGGCGGCGATGCGCCATACGTGACCAAAGACGAGTACAACCAAACGCGCAATGGAGACTTGATAGTGAGGGTCAATGTGGAGAAGGACGCCATATTCACCCGTGATAAGAACAACTTGGTCATGGacaaggagattttgatgaCCACGGCTTCCTTAGGGGGCGAGATCATTGTTCCTACCTTGGACGggcaaaagatcaagctcaagatcaGACCCGGGGTGCAAAACGGCCGCAAGCTCGTGATACCGGAAAGGGGTGTCCCCGTGaatggcaacttgaacaacagagGCGATCTCGATGTCGTGTTGCATGTCAAGACCCTCGTTCCGGAAACGCCGACCCAGACCGCGCTACTTGAAGCCTTGGCGGATGCATTTGACGACAAGAACGCCAAGCGAACCGATGCCGACTGGCAGTTGGAGCTTGAGAACGACCTGGGCAAGGAGAAAGTGCTCGATATGGATGAAAAGGATCTTCACCCTTCCAAGTTGGCGAGAATAAGCAAagtcttgggcaagttcttgaACTTTGACAATGGAAAGAAAGATGGTGAGTCTAAACAATAACCTGTATATATCTTATTACTATTATTATTACACGATGCAttactttttcatcaacactttgcGTCGTTGATTTGCTTTAGCAACTCTTGGCCGCCGGTGGCATCCTTGACACGGATACAGTAGGTGGTGATTTTGCCCTCGGGACTAAACACTGGCAATCGTATTAGCGACCCATGGCCGTACCGGGTGTACTCAATGTCCTTGGAGATGGTCGTGTTGAGCAAGACACGGAAATTGCCCTCGGCTCGGATCAAGATCCGCGACTTGCCAGTGTCTTTATTGCGCAAGACTTTTAAAAGTCCCACACCTTTGGGGGTGTACGGctcgtttttgtttgactggtcaaactccatcaactttgccTTTATGGTGTACTTTGTCTCCTCGTTCTCCTCTCCCGTCTCGACCTGCTTCATTTCGCCCATTTCAGCCACGGGGGTGAAGTTTCCTTCCACTTCGGGTTCGTCTTCGCCGGCTTTGTTATCCTCTGGTTCCGCAACAGTGGACGTGCTCTTGGTGGGTGCTGAGAACGGGTTTGCATCCGCTTGGTTTGTAGACCCGAAAGATGCTGGTTTCTGCAGGGTGCCAAACAGGAAGGGCGATGCCGTGGTGTTTTCACCTGCTGGTTTACCAAACAGGAAAGGAGAGGATGTGGGCTGTGCTGTAGCTTTGGTAAATGCAGTTGGCTTTGCGCTTCCGAATTGAAAGGTGTTGGCCGTATTGAAAGCGGAAGAACTGGGTGGATTTGCACTGAAATTGAATTTTGGAGGTGCATTACTTTCTGGCTGCTGCGGCAACCCGCCGAAGGTGTTGGCTACCAGCGGCTTTGACAACGCGGGAAACTGAAAAGGCGATGACTTTTCAGTACCGCCCTTGGCTGTATCGTTGTTTGTGTCTGCACCATTcggtttgaacttgaaaacacTATCCACGATGGGcttgctgaaattgaaagtaGGCCCCTTTAGCTCGTCATCGGAGTCATCCGGATCTCGTTCGTTTAGTTTGGCGATTTTCTTTGGGTCAAATGTGAACGCGGGTTTGCTGGTTGTAGAGGACGTGTTgctaaaagaaaacagcGGTCCCTGAATCTTGACCTCGGGCTTGCGCGGCTCCTCCTCCGATTCTTCCTCCGATTCTGCATCGTCGTGCCCGTCTTTAGTCTGCTCTATCTTTTCTGCCGGTATCTCTTTGGTATCGCTCTCGATGCTTTTGTAATATCTCACATAGGCTTCGGCTATGCTGGTAAAGTCCACAATCGAATTGGCAATGTGAGACTCGTTGActttcttgacaaagttttcattcaagGCACGGATTTTGTTAGTCTTTTGggaagttgttgtagttggcgAGTTTGGTAACGTTGTGTGTGGCTTTGGAAACTGCAGTGCAGTTGAGAAAGGTGATTCTCCTTTCGGTTCATTCAACTTCCCCCTGGGCTTTAGGATCTTTCTCTTGGACAAAGTTTCCGAGGTGGCACGGGCGGGTGCGTCGGCCTCGTTTGTTTCGTAGTCGTCATCAAAAGCATCCTTAGTGATCTGCTCCGCGGCCTGCCTCTTGGTcatggtgctgctgctgcttgaatCTATAATCCTGCTCCAATTGCCCGTCTCTGGCGCAATCTATGTTGGTGATGCCCACCACAAAATCAGGAGCTACCAACTGTGCAATAGCGTTCTCGAAGGTGGCCCAGAGAATGTAAAGGCAGCTCCAAGGTCAAAGAGGTGGGCATGGAGAGGTGGAGGTGAGGTGTTTACCACAGCCTAGGAGATTCAAGAACAGGTGCTgggaagagttggaagcgACGCTACGTGAAGCACGAGGTGTGATACAACACAACGGGAAATGTAGACCcgtgctgcaaaataggCAACAGAGatggtttgaaaagtggCTGTCCTATCCATTGCAAAAGTCCCCTTCTGAATCttagcagtagtagcaacAGGTTgcgttgttttcaaaataggTCTTTGACCTGGATTCACGTGCCATTTGTGGGACGCACACACCACCCCCGTTTCCTCCTAGTTgcagagaaaaaaaagccagagAGAGACCTCACCATTTTACGCCTTACAGATTGGAAAAATACGTCCTACCAGCTCATCTTTATAGTACACAAGCAACTATAGAAGTATGTTACGACCAATGCCACAGCGGTGTATCAACTTGGGAGCCAAGATGAGGCCATATTGACAGTTACATTGGAGATGCCTGGGGGCCATTTATTTGCAAATGAAACTACAAAACCTTTGACAGTGCACTGAACAACCAGCGGCGACAATGCTtgtcgaaaaaaaaggtcttTATAGAGCGCCTGGCTCCCAATATCGCAGCTAATTCCCGGGTCCCACAGTTTTCAGATTACTAACAACCACACTAGAATGGCGCCAAAGATCCAACAAACTAAGGCCGCtaaagctgctgctgccttgGCCGGTGGTAAGAAAGGTAAAAAGAAGTGGAACAAGGGTAaggtcaaggacaaggcTCAGCACATTGTCATCTTGGACCAAGAGAAATACGACAGAATCTTGAAGGATGTCCCAACCTACAAGTACGTTTCCGTTTCCGTTTTGGTTGACAGATTGAAGATTGGAGGTTCGCTTGCCCGTGTTGCTTTGAGACAGTTGGAGGACGACGGAATCATTACCCCGGTCTTGAAGCACTCCAAACAAGCCATCTACACTCGTGCTCAGTAATTGATAGTGTAGTGGGCTCTTGCTAGCATTTGTATATTAcgaccaaaaaattttgaaaaccatAATGTGTTAGCTTCAGTGTAGCTTTAGTACTCTTCAACCCACCGAGATGGCCTCTTTCGGTGCCTCGACGTGAAAttaaaagagaaaaaaaaacgagagCTCCAAACActccttcttgtttctACATGATGATACGAACGAGTCGcccgttggtgttgaagaggGCATTTTTTGGCTCTTCGAAGCCCCAGTCATATAGCATTTCACGGGTCCTCAATGGCTCACCGGAGCAGGTTTTCGACATCGTAAGCAGGGTGGACAACTACAAGAACTTTGTGCCGTTTGTTGAGGACTCGTTCATTACAAGCAGGGATGGTGGCAATCTCCCCTCGGGAGctggtttgaaaatcgGGTGGAACGACATTACCGAGCGGTTTGTATGCAAACTCCACTGCGAGGAGAACAGAAACGTGTAcgccaaaagtgttgagctAGAGTTGTTTGAGACCCTTGAAACGCAGTGGGTGTTCAGCCACGTTTCGACGAGCAAGTTCCCAAAGTGTCGagtcgatttcaaactcacGTACAAGTTTCGAAACCCATTGTACAACCATCTCAGTTCCATGTTTGCTCCGCAGGTTAGCAACATCATGATTGgtgcgtttgaaaaacagttgaaacaacaacaacgatgaGGCCAGAATCGAACCTGTCATCAAAAGTGGTTGCCATTAGGGGAGGAAGACGCATCATATTGTGGGATAAATCGAGATATAGATCTTAATAGACACAACCTGGAACTTTAGAATTTCGTGGGTGCCGGGGAAGCCGACATTGTGTTGgtaaaagcaaaagattagACAGACCCGGGCTCAAGGATACTTCAAGCACCTCTTCTACGGAAAGTGATGCGCGACGCCGGTGACGCGTTCAGCATGGCGGCGGTAAACTACAACACGGATAGACCGcacaagaaaacaaacaatcAACCCATAACATTGGTTTGGTGAAAGTGGTTTTGACAGAGTTTAGCGGTTAGGAAATGAAAACGTGGGTGCAACGGTTCAGCTTTTGAACCGTGACCAATCGGTGGAAACAATAGCGAGTCGCGGATAAACAGCATCCACTCGCAAATGGATGTCCTGGAGGAGATCACAACGGTGCCAGAGTGGAATATAAAAAACGAGCAAAATCCTTACAAGGATAAGCATTTACTACAACTGTTATCAGTAAGCTTACGGTATTGTCAATGCTCGGTCTCGTTTGGTACATTTTATTATGCAGCAGGGTGCTTGCAGTCTCGGTTGATCCGTTACCACGCCCGCAGAACGTGACATGGTTCGGCCAAAACGCAATCGTTATCGACTTGGAGAACattgagttggaagaggaagcagGGGACAACAGCTTGGTCCAGGAGGCGTTTGAGAGAGCTGTTGATGACATTAAAACCGTCAAATGGTCACCATACTTGTACCAGAACGTCACAGCACATTGTCCCGAGTCAAAAGCCCTGGCTCCAAACGTCGTCACCGTGAACATCACAGATTACGATGctgatttgcaatttggggTAGACGAATCCTACCAGCTCAACGTTGACGAGGACGGGATCAGCATCTCCAGTGAAACCATTTGGGGCACGTTGCATGCGCTAACTACACTACAACAAATGGTGGTTTACCAGTGTGGCCAGTACTTGGTTGAGCAGTCTGTGCATGTCCACGACTACCCGCTCTTCAAACACCGCGGGCTCATGGTCGATTCAGCTCGGAACTTTTTGCCTGTGGACAAAATCACCGAGCAGATAGAAGTCATGGCCCTTGCCAAAATGAACACCTTGCATTGGCATTTGGTGGATTCGCAGAGCTGGCCGGTGGAGATTGATAGCTACCCGGAGATGACCGAAGACGCTTACTCTGCGAGCGAAGTATACACGAAAAAGGACTTGGTTTCGGTATTGGACTTTGCCAGGGCGCGCGGAGTGCGATTGGTTCCCGAGATTGACATGCCCGGACACGCTCGAGCCGGGTGGAGAAAAGTGGACCCAAACATCGTGGAATGTGCCGACCAGTTTTGGAACTATGCCGGCGTGGAGCCTCCCTCGGGGCAATTGAATATCATGAACGACGAGACTTACACCGTCATTGGCGATGTTTACCACGAGTTGAGCAATGTCTTCCGCGACCACTACTTCCACGTGGGTAACGACGAGCTTCAGAAGAACTGCTATCCCGACTCATGGTACGACAATGCCACCTTGAGTGATATCACCCAGCACTACCTTGACCGCGCCTTGCCGATGTACAACTCGGTCCCCGAGAGACAATTGATCATGTGGGACGACGTGTTGTTGGCAGACGGGGCTGTCGAGTCACTACCGGGCAACATCACATTACAGATCTGGCACACTGGCTCCggaatcaaaaacttgactcTGCGCGGTTACAAAGTGGTTGTGTCCCTGTACGACC
This genomic interval from Lodderomyces beijingensis strain CBS 14171 genome assembly, chromosome: 2 contains the following:
- a CDS encoding 40S ribosomal protein eS25, which translates into the protein MAPKIQQTKAAKAAAALAGGKKGKKKWNKGKVKDKAQHIVILDQEKYDRILKDVPTYKYVSVSVLVDRLKIGGSLARVALRQLEDDGIITPVLKHSKQAIYTRAQ